The genomic DNA gcaatactCACCCAGGCGATTACATTTAAGCATGGATAAGCTGTGAAAATCATAATTACAGAGATTCATGCACGCAAATCCACATACAATATGCACCAGtagtcccccccccacacacacacacacatttgtgccAACATGCACACAACCTCTTCTCACCCTTGAATTAGAGGGCCTGATAATCAGAGCTGGAAAACCTAGTTGACaatccacgtgtgtgtgtgtgtgtgtgtgtgtgtgtgtgaaggtgatgatgatgatgaggggcTGCTGGCATATTGCGAGCCCCCCCCCTTGCCCCCTGTTATCTGAGTGAGTGTGTCACATCCACAGGGAGGGAGGGCCACAGGGACAGCCCCGTCAGCGCTGCTGCgttggcatatatatatatatatatatatatgtgtgagaGATGCGTTAGCGGATGACGGATTGCACCCTGCCACAGTGGCCctgactccctctcctctcccttcgcCACAGCGCCCCCAACCATTAATTCTCCTCAACGCCCCTCCCCTCTGCAACACCGGGCCTCCACAAACATCCATTGAGCTTCCACCAAACACACCATAACCTTGGACGTCCCTTTTTcatttctcccttttctccttctgtccatTGCTCTCATGGAGCAGTACAAAAGCGAAGGAagagatagatatagatatatatatatatatatatatatatatatatatatatatatatctcttccTTCGCTCTTGTACTGCTCCATCCCCGTCCTCCTCATCTCGACCCTTCCCTCGCATGTGGGCCGTGCCTAGCAACGCTGAGTGGGTCTGGGAATATGGATTAAATGTGAGAATGGAaaatactgtttgtgtgtgtttacactccAGTGCTCTGGCCTgctcagacagacagcagagtgCTGACTCCCAAATGGAAAAAACAAGGGGTCAGAAAACTCACAAGCGTTTCCCTCCACTGTGCTCTCTAACGGCGCTGTGAGCACTTGCTGTACAGAGGCACAGAGAGGAAAAGCTGGAGATGAAGCAGGAACGAGTGCCGAGTGTCATTTCTTTTAAACTAACTGTCGTGCACCTCCTCTTGAAATCATCTCCGCTCTCAAATGAGTTACGGAgtctctctgctgctcctctgctTAACGCGATTAGAGCCTGAACACGGTGTGAATGtctttttgagtgtgtgtgtgtgtgtgtgtgtgttcagacaaTAGTGTGCTAACCATGACTCTCTTATTAGCTCTGGATTGGTCATGCCCATGTAGGCATGTAATTAACTGGGGGGGAGCTTGATTTATTGTCCCATCACCTTGACCTTGATGACTTGGAGATGCAGCTCAATTAAGCCGACTTGGCCTTGCATGCCTTACACCCCTAAATGACCCATCAGTCCAGCGCTGTTTCTCTTATTTCtacttctctcttcttcttcttctcctcctcctccaggatcgTAATGGGGATGCCccattgaaaaataataatcatgcaCTGCGCCAATTATTTTAGAAATCCTTCTGACAATAtgagaattatgaaaataaaggCTTCGTGCCAACCTTCTCTCTATGACGTCTACTGTATCTCCCTCATGCATAcatgacacacaaacatctgacaATTCTAATGACCATCTCAGAAGGTTGGTCTTGTGACTGTGGTCCGTCGTATATGATATAACAATACATCAATGTTTAAATGcagtaaaagaaaacagagcgATATTATCATTTCAGCTGAGACAGTGAAGGTCACAGCACTCTGTTTtctgaaccaaaaaaaaaaaaaaggattgataggggaggggggtggggggctcaGCATTAAAAGGTCAGGACAGTTAGATGAGTATTTCACTATGTAGTAATAGCAGCCTGGCTCTCCATGTGCTCCTGGCtttgacctttaaaaaaaaaaagccctttttgAGCCTCGTCTTAACCACTTTCACAAATTCTACTGAACATTTTGAGAGATATGGTCCATGCTTGACAGCCAGAAGCTCCGGGAGTCGTACAACCGTCtgtgcagtaggtggtggagattTAATGTTTGGCTAAAAGACACTTACAATTCAATGGATGATTGCCAATATTGGAGGCATTAAACTGGGTGTTCAGTTAAAAATGCTTTTCCTGCAAACTGCTTTGCTATCCTAAATATTACAACCTCAATTTTTGCTAAAAGCTTTCATTCCGGGACGCTCTgaatattgatttaaatatgCAATGAAGCATGATTCAGCAGCTCCATGGTCTAAACCGTGTCtaaaatatattcatagatTGATTTCCTGTATAATTTTGACATTTCTCACAACAGCTGCGATGCTTTCCAAATCTCAAGCAAAGACCAGTGACAGTCCAGTTCATGGAGTAGTCCTCCCATCAGGTACCGGAAACTTTAATTGAAGGACAGCTTATCGATCATCTCTTGTACAACCTACATAACCGGAGCTACAATTAGATGGCTTTTTCCAGACTAAGCTCCACCCTGATATTTATTGACTATCATATCGTCATAATCTCTACAGTTACCTGCAAAAGCTTTGGAGATGTGATCCTTTTTCCACTCCCAGGGTTGGTCGTACTCATCCGCCGGTCTCTCGTCGTCTTGCGGCAGCCTGCTGCTCTCCTTGCTCTCCTCCTGAGGTTCTCCGTACAACAGACACGAGCGCTGGCCTCGCTCATCTTCATAGGGGGTATCGTAGAGCTGCACCCCGCCCCGTGACCGCCCTGCTCCTGGACCGCGCTGCAGCTCTGTTGATGCGtaggcaaaaataaaaaaaacacacacattcacaaccggACACAtgcaaaagaaattaaatacagaAATCTTCTTGGATGCGCTATCAGTCTGCAAGAAACAACAGGCAAAGTTGAGAGATAATATTGGCCAGTAGCGGTGAAGTGAcattattctttaataaaaaaagaaaagcattaagCCTGTTGAGCTTTGACATGACTTGAAttaggggagagagaaaaattaTGTTTGCACAGCTTGCCGTGGGCTTAGAATCTCATAGGGGGGCTTAATATGGCCTCGGGCTAGATGCTGAGTTGCAACACGTTAGACAAACTACTCCTTTCTCTCGTCCATCCTGAATCCCAGCAGCAATCTAGCACGGCTCCATGTTCCCTCATTAACATTTTCACCATTTTCTCAGTGGGTTCCAACCAAGAAATGTTTCTCAGCACCCGCAACTGTTGTGTGGAGTCAAATATGGCCACGAGATAAAAGGGCTTTTAAGATTACTGACGCACAAGAGGATGAAATCTGATTTCTAAACGCATCAAAAGGAGCCTCCAATCAGCGATGCCGCTTTGATATGTTGACCTAAAAAAACTTAcccttttaaaagaaatacaggTGGTACAAAAGAGGATAAAATTGGGGGGAAAAATAAGGAGTCGGCATCTTTTGTGCACACAGCCGGCAGCCTTGCGAAGGAGGTGCACTCACATGAGAAGGGAACAGGACTAAATGGAAGGGTTCCCTGGTGAAAGGCATGGGACAACTTTAACCTTCACACGACAAGACACCGCTATTGGGCGGCCCTGTAGTCACCATGGCGACCAAGTGGCACGGGGAAAGGCCCTGAGGTTgtgaagaagaaggtggaggggaaatggagagaggaggaggagcaaggcCAGGGAGGAGGGATAGAGGAGGTGGTGGGgcgaggaacaggaggagggaagagtaaaaggaagcAGTGAGGAAGCAAGGGGGGGGAAGGACATGGGAGGGAGGTTAGGGAGGGGGAAGGTCTGCCAGCGTTTGATGTTAAGTCATTGAGACAGAAGCACAGCGGGGCTGAATGCTGCTCTACCTGCGCTGGGAACCCGCGGTGTCAGCGACAGcctggagatggagaagatgaaggCAGAGAGATAAAAACAGGCggaaataaaatgagaaatcCGTAGGAAACACGGAGAAAAacagaggaaggggaggagagaaaatacCAAATTGGCAGAAAGGTGAAGTAGAATGACGACAGGAAGTGTTTAAGGATACAGATGAACGTCAGAGCTGGAAACAGAGACCCATCTTTTATCCTTCTGAACTAAACTAGAAGCACTGAAGACATTTTTTCCCCCAGAAACTTTGTCCTCAAAAGACacctgtgtgcttttttttttactgtctatGAGAGAgataattattatttcaatcTCAAGTCAGCCTTTGGCgctctgctgtgttttttgATGAGCAAAAGcgggcagagacagacagacaaaagcaGGCAGACTGACTGCCAGCCCCCGGAGTGATGGGCTCAAATCAAAGTCAATGAAAGCGCTGAGACAATGCTTTGCCACACGCTCTGCAATCACCGCTGAGAATCTAATCTCCCCAGCTGCAACGAGAAAAGATGTATTTTCAAGGTCTCTCAATTAGGCACCTGAAGGGATTCACCTCAAGCCTGATGTTGTGAACTTCGTCATGATCACCAAAAAGCCACCGACAGTACCGGACGTAGTTTTCGCGACAGGACAGATTGGAGATAGAAAAGCCAGACTCCCCTCAGGGCCGGGGAGAGCCCTCGAGATGAAGTGAGCTGGAGAAAGAGGTGGGGGAGGCTTTTTACACTAAATTACTGGGACAGGGCGAGGGAGAGTGCGAGGGGAAAGGGCCAGACAGAGATGTTATGGGAGGAGAGACAAATGGAAAACGATAGATGTCAGCTAGATGGTGTGGGAGAAAATCgcaagggaggagggagggtcCGAGACTGGATAGACACCTCTTAAGGGACATTTCATGAGGCTGAGAGCGTGAGACGGGCTTAAAGCACAGTGGAGTGGACAGGTCTAACTAACGTAGAACTGTCCACCAACAAATTGAGTCATTAGACTGTAATTACTGAGAAATACCCCATTTAACGCCAGTGGTTCTAGAACAAAGGAAAATATGGAAATAAGGAAGCATTATTCTGCAAAAGCAGAAATACTTCActataaaaagacaaagagaggcgATAAAGGCTGATTAAGTCATTGATCATCTGCAAGGTGACAGGTTTAAGATCAATGATGATGCTGCTTCATGACACATTTATATACGAGATGGTGCGCCAGAAATGCAATATAATAGAAGACTGATTTTTATGTCAGGTAAGAAGTCTGAATTTAACCCTTCAGGATGTTCACTTACTCTCATATTATGAAGGCAATTctgattcattcattatttaattattggaTGGGTTTCCAACACGTTAACTAGCAGAGACAACCATGATACAAAAAGGAAGCAGGGAAGGGAATGGAACTAAAACATCGTATCTCTACGATAACAATGTGGGTCACTGAAATATTATCATACTGATAAATACACTGACTGGTGAGTCCACTGACCTGTTAGGACCCTCTGGGCCTCATAGGGCTCCATGTAGCCGTTGTTCTCACAGGGAACAGGTCTGAGATCTGGTTCTGGCCTGTGGTCCATGCGAGCGTCGAATGGGTCAGAGTAATCCGTTTCGCCGGCCAATGGAGCAGACGGCACCACCTGaaggacaaaacacacactattttttttacattcatacaatgaatgcaaatttgtaattttgtctTGCAGACGCGACATTTGAAATCATAGATTTTGGACTTTCAGCCGGCGTTTTATATAAAAGTGGTCAatcacacttttaaaaaacacttgaatTAAAGCATCCGAGACAATAGCTCATCAAGACCAGAGATGGAGAGCGCAGCGCGGCGCTCTTAACAAGCAATCACATCCCCACTGAATGGAGCGTTAACTATGTGTTTGGTTACAGACAAAAAACGCTTTCTGGTATCATCCAGACACCAATTTACATGTTTAGTGTGCTACATCGCAAAACCATAGCAAAGCTGTAGTAGCTAGTATACAATGTAGATCCCTAAAGAGGAACTATATTGCATGTTAGTTGCTACCTTTAAGCTACAAGCAATGCAGCCAGGAACCGTCCTGTCTGaaggttgtgtgttttttggtcgTGGGAAGAGAACACGGAGAGTAAAGAGGGAGCTGGTTGCACAGGAGGAAACCAGTGATCAGCTAGCACAGCTACACAGGCAGCCAtatggtctcacacacacacacacacacacacatgcatatacctACAAACGCATACACATTTTGGCAAAGGGCTCTCTTCCCATGTCTTTCTCCCTGCCAAAGGAACTCACCGTCACAGGGCTCGCGCCCTcaccaaattacattttaatccCCTGTTGATTCCGTAACAGGTTATCTATCGATGCACAGGAATCTGCAATGTAAATTAGAGTGCGGTTGTTCCCACAGAGCCTGGGAAATTAatgagagcaggaggagagtgggggggagggggggggggagctatCGACTCGATTTAAGACTATTACTTCAATCCACTTCGGGACTTTCGCACTTGTAGCATTTTCCGTGAGCCAAGTCATGGATTTAACTGCAGCTATGGAAACCCTCAAATACTCCTCAACTTACTCAGCATATGTGAGCCGACATAACGTGAGGACCATtcccttgtaaaaaaaaaaaaaaaaccttccgcTCTAGTCGCTCTGTCTCAACATCTGTTTGCCTTTGTTCTTCCCTGTAGTCGTGGATGTTCTCTACGGCACCGAACATAGCCAGAAAGGCACTGCGGTCCTGATGACACAAACAGCACCGCAGTATAAATCATACCTCCCCGTGGCCCTTGACATATCACCATCACTGTATATGGCCCCTCACATGTGCTCATGTGGGGGTCTATCTCAGCGTGCGAAACTAAAccccatttattatttatggaaGGACATAAACTCAAGGGACTGTGGCCCTCTCCGATTCAATGGTCCGCTCGAGCCATCAATAATTCTTTCTTCCATCTCGGGTAGAGAATTTATGTGGCGCATGGGATGTAATGTGATTTATGTAAACGTTGCATATTTGAGACATACATTACTAGTCACTTGCTTACGGAGTCTGATCAATAAAGCAAAAATGAGATGAGAGAGAAGCGGGAGAGTGTTTTTTCCATCCTTCATCACGTACTTGCCTTCCCTTCACCCCTCCCTCGCACTTCCTCATAAAAAGCTGAATTTGTCATCTCTTGCTTTTCGCATACacctccgcacacacacacacacgcacacaaataatcCGAGGCTCTTACAGGCTCTTGCTGGTCCTCTAAAGAGACAGTACTGAGGAGGATCTTGGTGCGCCCCAGCTCCTGGGAGTCCACTTTGATCAGTCTGTGTTTGGGAGATTTCACGTCCACAGTGGATGACTTCATGGGAGACCCATACACAGGTGTGGTGGGGTCAGAGGTCCCAGACTCGCCTCTGGACCTGTTTTCTGAGTCCTCATAGGGATCCTCGAAGTCCATGTCCCTCTGGAGCCGGTAGGCTTTAAGGATCTCGCTCTCGGTGTAGTCGGGAGTGGGCGGCTGCGGAGGCACCTTCCTGCTGCCAAAGCTCAGGTAGTCCTTCAGCCACTTGGCCATCGCAGCTCTGCTGGTGCTTGGTGGAGTGAGAGCAGGAGGCTGCAGGGGACAGACATGGGGGGGGTTATTGCTTGGCCTTATTTCTGATGAGATTCTGCGAGCTATCGGAATTGGAgttgtgctgtgtgtttttccagaTTTTTACAAGACAattgaaatatataaagaacatcacacacaaataactTTAATCCCTTTGATAATATCTGTGCCAGACACCTTTCAACTGAGAGCAGACAGTCAAGTGTGCGTTTACATGCACTCAATGTGACATTAAAACTACACCAACAGCCGGGCTTTACGCAGGGAGCAATAACATCTGGCATCTGGACTTTGCCCAAAGGCTGCGATTACATGTCACACCCCTGCAATAAAGTCCGACGTTaacatgcaaatatatatatatatttttttaatgactcaAAGTGAATATCAACGCaatgaggattttttttttaatcgtgtTTCAAATTTAAAACATCGTATTATTCGGTTTCATTTTCTAATTTAaccaacattaaaaacacaacatgtttagTTTTAGCACATACTTCTTTGAAGAGCCGTAAACGCAAAATGGAAATAAtagatttttttactttcaatCCAAACAGTCCCCAAAGCACCGGGTGTATTTACTCGAGAGCGCTGCGCTGCCAAAGCGCACTGACTCACCAGCCTCAGTCCTTCAGCCACTTTGAACGCTTTATTCCGCGTTTCTTCATGTCGATCGCAATAAAAGCGGCACAGAAAAGTGACGGAACCTTCTTCCCCCACCTTGCTCgaggttttcttcttttttttttttttttttaattccaccaacaacaaaaaaagagacaagaAAACGGAAGCTTTTctgggacaaaaacaaaaagcaccaAAATCCACCGGAGTTCCTCCAACGACCCACGGCCAACGTGCGAGTGAAGCGAGCGACTCCAGCCTGGAGAGCAACTCAGCCGAGCGGTTAAAGGGGAGGCGCTTCAGCCCCATGGAACATCCTGCTGTTCCCTCACGGAGTCAGCCGAGCGTTCATTCATTGAAATATCTGCACATCATACCGCCTGCAACAAGAGGAACGTCCTCTTTCTAAACCACTACAACTGCCAGGGGGAAACAAATGAAGAACAGAAACTGggagatatgaatatatataaaaatctgcTTGCACGAAATGTGCTCCAAACGTGCATTATTGATTCGCATGACATCACTGGAGAACGTCCCGTTTTAGCTTCACGGTTTCTCAAAAAGGATTTGTGCAGTTTTCCCCTAAAAGAAAGCCGTAGCCTGGAGGGTGAACACGACTGTTATCTGCTTCCTTTACAACATGGTGTGGAGTTCTGAACAGTGAAGTTTAGACAGATGTGTAGACACAAAATACACTATTCCAAAAACAAGATGACATGTCCACTGTCCACTCTTTGAAACTGAGGCATTTTGGgtcgagtgtgtgtttgcattcgttgtgtttcctcctgtgtgtgtgtgtgtgtgtgtgtgtgtgtgtgtgtgtgtgtgtgtgtgtgtgtgtgtgtgtgtgtgtgtgtgtgtgtgtgtgtgtgtgtgtgtgtgtgtgtgtgtgtgtgtgtatcctctcACAGGTCCCGTTAACCGTCTAGCCCGGGCTGGTAAATTGGATTGTGTGCTATACAGCAAGGCCATCTACGTCTGTTAAAAGACCGTAAAAGCCTCCTTCTTTACGACACTCATGAGCTCACTTTCTCCCAGGGGCGGGGAGACAGGATGAGGTCATGGAGCTACAATCCACTCCCACCACAACCGTTACCCCCATCAAGACCTTCCCGtcgtcctcctccagcctgccaTACCTGCTCCAGTGTTCACCAAGCACCGACTTCAGAccccaaggggggggggggggggggggggggggggacctccaGCGTTTGTGATTGCAAACATCTCGCAGGTCCTGGTAGTCCAATTGTAATCATTGATAGACAGGATCGATTTCACGACCTCAGCAGATATAAAAAGTCATGTCAAATTTATTTCAGTGGAAAAGAAGTTCCCCTCCCGGACTCATCGACCCATTTAATGTGTCCTTACTGCACTAAACATATACTCTTTTTGTTTAATAACGTCAACAGAACAAGAGATTGTGGTCAAACTAATCATTGTGGGAACACGATTCGTACATAGTGAGAACCGGTCATCAACATGTGGGAAGATCAATAAGATGGGTTACAAGTCTTATCTTCTGGGAATGATACAGATCTTGTTTGCACAACATGGGACTTTGATACAAGAGTGATAATAACATCTTCCCACAGGTTAAGATCTTTTTCTTCAGATGTCAAAGAAATACCATATTCAGATTCTTCAGGGACACCCGCCCTTTCTTTTCTACCTTTGTATTTTTATCTCTCATCATGAATGTaacctttcttctctttcccccctccccacagCTATGCATTCCTGTTTTTCATCTGCACAATCCCCTCTGTTTTACCACCTCTTCTAACCCAGTAACATATTGTTTCCATCCCAGCTGTGGCAAGAAACAGAACTGTATGGAACAAAAGATTGAAACTGCAGCGAGAGATGCAAAgtcagaggcagagagacgggCACGCTGTCAGACTCAGCGAGAGGAAGATACATGGAgagcacagaggagagaggaaaacagaaaatgGGAAATCAGGATCTCTCCCACAGTGAGAGATTAtcacaaacaggcagacagacaggtattaAGTCTTGTGTTTTCCATGTCTCATAGGAGCcaagaattgaattgaatcaaacagaaacaacaagGCGCAGTGGATTATTTGAGATAATTAATAAGACTCCCTCCTCATTATGAAGGGCTAAATATGGGTGGAACATTTTCTCTAAACTTCACGctttcagttgttgtttttccccgCTGAACAGCGTCATGATCTACACAAACATGCCGTAGAGCATGAGAGACATTCATGTACAACCTGACACACGTCAATAAAAGTTATCATTTAAAGTCATGCATTCAATTTGTATATGACCGTAATGAGCCTTTCCGTTAAATGTAGGAGTTAGAAAAGAGGCTTTACAGTTGAAGGAATCTGCTGTGCATTTACTGCCCCCATGTGGTGGCCGGCGTGTATGACATGTATCGTTTCTATTTTGTTTTAGAACAGAGGAAAGTCTAATTTTACTTGATAGTTTGAGAaattagtaaaaaataaataaaagttttggAAAGAAAATTAACGTTAAGTATCAAGTAAAAATAGCTTAGCTTAATTCGTATATATATTCACTAACCAGAATCAGGCAACgtggtttttaaaatgttttaatctgttgtatttattaattatttaagcCCAGTAGCACCCACAATTGTAGCTTAATACTTACGTAAACTCTGCATCGaagtattttgttattttttcacTCACCTCGCTCTTCATTACAGTACAAAGGTACGTGCTTCCGGGTTCAGCTCCTCCAGTGTTGCAATTGGTTACGTTCACTATATCGTTTCaatgattggttgaaaatgtccaaaataatgaACTTTCCTATAACCCCGCCCCCCGCGTTGGAGCGTGAGCTCGAGCTACCGACACAGTTGGAAATGACGGAATGAAACTCAGTTTACTGCGGCTGTTAAACTCACAATAACAACattcacaataacaacattgCATTTCAGGAAgcggctttttaaaaaaaacccgTTGTGCTGGCTGTGCTGCACGCGACAGGACATATCGTCCATTATCGCCAATCAAACGTTGATCCGGTGTTTTCCGCAATGCCGATTGGTTGATTTACGATTGGGGCGGGTGCCCGTCCGCCAGGCAGCAGTGACGACGGTGTGTTGCTGAGCGCCGCTGATGGGACAGACACAAAACTCACCTGGAGCTGGACTGTCCTCACCAAGATTTGCAGGTCAGTTTATTCACGTGTGTTGACAACATTACCTGCATTAGGGTTATAATAGAGTATATATTCCTAAAATGTTGGAGCACCATCATGTAGCAATGTAGAGCTGGGACAACTGTTGATGACTGTGATGGATAAATCAATTTAAACCACTTATAACAATAACACTCTGTTTCTGTGCCTTGTTTATTGCAGCATTACTGTTGAGACAGAGGCCATCAAACCATTATGAAGAGTCTGAAGGCAAAGTTTAAAAAGACTGAGGTAAGAGACATCTGTTGGCCCATGTGGAGCGTTATAGTTGGATGTATTTAAAAGTAGCACACCTGTTTGCTACAATCCATTTAGAGATAtaacaacaacatgtgttttAACCTAACATGACAGCGTTCACCTGCTCCCGATCATTCATATAGATCCCAGGttgcttctttgtgtgtgtgtgtgtgtgtgtgtgtgtgtgtgtgtgtgtgtgtgtgtgtgtgcgtgtgtgcgcgagAGAATGGGGGGGGGCACTAGGATTCAGTGtcactgagcagcagcaggagagcaggGCAGGGCAGACTGCTGCCATAACCAGAGATCTCAAGTAGCCTTCAATTATTCACttgtgtgcgcgcacacacacacacacataggaacCCCACTTTCCTGCTGTCATCCCTGTGTTACTCTAATGATAACTACTCTAATAGGGGTTTCGTAATGTGCAATTTTTGTTCCctaatgtactttatttttagGATTCTACTTCCATGGCCTGCTCCTTGTGGCGAGATGACACACTGGGGGGGTTCAGTGACCTTGAAGCACTGGGGCACTGTTAGAGGCCGAGCAACCGCTGG from Cyclopterus lumpus isolate fCycLum1 chromosome 4, fCycLum1.pri, whole genome shotgun sequence includes the following:
- the shdb gene encoding src homology 2 domain containing transforming protein D, b isoform X1 — encoded protein: MAKWLKDYLSFGSRKVPPQPPTPDYTESEILKAYRLQRDMDFEDPYEDSENRSRGESGTSDPTTPVYGSPMKSSTVDVKSPKHRLIKVDSQELGRTKILLSTVSLEDQQEPVVPSAPLAGETDYSDPFDARMDHRPEPDLRPVPCENNGYMEPYEAQRVLTELQRGPGAGRSRGGVQLYDTPYEDERGQRSCLLYGEPQEESKESSRLPQDDERPADEYDQPWEWKKDHISKAFAVQFEGAEWERSSSTTERLRPPGPRSSPLAGGGMKFRMPQECLAMVGERVDPTLPLEKQVWYHGSLSRSESESLLTLCKECSYLVRNSQNNRSDYSLSLRSCQGFMHIKFTQYKDGKYVLGQNSPPFDTIPEVINFYTTHKLPIRGAEHLSLLFPVLVQTL
- the shdb gene encoding src homology 2 domain containing transforming protein D, b isoform X2, producing MKSEPPALTPPSTSRAAMAKWLKDYLSFGSRKVPPQPPTPDYTESEILKAYRLQRDMDFEDPYEDSENRSRGESGTSDPTTPVYGSPMKSSTVDVKSPKHRLIKVDSQELGRTKILLSTVSLEDQQEPVVPSAPLAGETDYSDPFDARMDHRPEPDLRPVPCENNGYMEPYEAQRVLTELQRGPGAGRSRGGVQLYDTPYEDERGQRSCLLYGEPQEESKESSRLPQDDERPADEYDQPWEWKKDHISKAFAVQFEGAEWERSSSTTERLRPPGPRSSPLAGGGMKFRMPQECLAMVGERVDPTLPLEKQVWYHGSLSRSESESLLTLCKECSYLVRNSQNNRSDYSLSLRSCQGFMHIKFTQYKDGKYVLGQNSPPFDTIPEVINFYTTHKLPIRGAEHLSLLFPVLVQTL